One genomic region from Campylobacter concisus encodes:
- a CDS encoding PD-(D/E)XK nuclease family protein, whose product MHNLNQLFVFTNSRKIREFNASFNDELIPKSLSIAEFYKKIVYVDGRFEIDSTYALVLMNRACASVKKANSVLKIPTEFFEFLKNNDYLFSFFKELAISKKSISEIKFNDIYANFEEHLNILEAVLKEYESLLDRENLYDDITLPKIYNINEAYIKSFSEISLHIDGILSEFEWEILEKISKLTTLKIIFQTSVFNAKLINKIKQISAISEIESYKKYELNLKTNELICLENIKKFEPVLEKRFATRSLQCAYAMAKASEFVREGIKPENIAVILPDESFSEILRFHDRDKIFNYAMGESFKNTRFYEALFYITRAINEEVRPVFDQSKCESYEELGFILSTLGVNEELFNKFKSSYFDLCDFAKFKELIDELLVLENEPRCEEKLALELFRIENLCRYFSFSLKQLSEIFLLNISRLSIDDVGGGKISVMGMLESRGMKFDGVIIVDFNDNFIPARSTNEMFLNSKVRQKAGLISYLERENLQRFYYESLINNAKKVAISCVLNEEGIPSRFLKNFKTIKDEKFSDEAYLKLFLKGSTSLNLSDDEIILEHDFFTKPLSFSTLNLFLTCPRKYYYAKIAGIRPAKGVATEPGSKQGNSVHKALYEYYTSDFYRQKNIFDLAIFKEILAKQDFSSLELEIWSQKFKEYAEFENERLSAGFRVLECEKDIESSFCDAKIKGIIDRIDASPDGEPFILDYKTGDANANSLQLAFYEALYGSEVKSAYFALKNEPVLISSKKSVDDLKVEIENLKSINNTKINFERKSGACKFCEYAILCRREL is encoded by the coding sequence ATGCATAACCTAAACCAACTTTTTGTCTTTACGAACTCGCGTAAGATTCGTGAATTTAATGCAAGTTTTAATGATGAGCTAATCCCAAAAAGCCTAAGTATTGCCGAGTTTTATAAAAAGATAGTTTATGTAGATGGTAGATTTGAGATTGATAGCACCTATGCTTTAGTGCTTATGAATAGAGCCTGTGCCAGTGTCAAAAAGGCAAACTCGGTGCTTAAAATCCCAACTGAGTTTTTTGAATTTTTGAAAAATAATGACTATCTTTTTTCATTTTTTAAAGAGCTAGCTATTAGTAAAAAGAGTATCTCTGAGATCAAATTTAACGATATTTACGCTAATTTTGAGGAGCATTTAAACATACTTGAAGCGGTTTTAAAAGAGTATGAGAGCTTACTTGATAGAGAAAATCTCTACGATGATATAACCTTGCCAAAAATTTATAACATAAATGAAGCTTACATCAAAAGCTTTAGTGAAATTTCACTGCATATAGATGGAATTTTAAGTGAATTTGAGTGGGAAATTTTAGAGAAAATCTCAAAGCTAACTACGCTAAAAATTATCTTTCAAACCAGTGTTTTCAATGCAAAGCTAATCAATAAAATAAAGCAAATTTCAGCTATTAGCGAGATTGAAAGTTACAAAAAATATGAGTTAAATTTAAAGACAAATGAGCTAATTTGCTTAGAAAATATCAAAAAATTTGAGCCAGTCTTAGAGAAGCGATTTGCCACTAGAAGCCTGCAATGTGCCTATGCTATGGCAAAGGCGAGCGAGTTTGTGCGTGAGGGCATAAAGCCTGAAAACATCGCTGTTATATTGCCAGATGAGAGTTTTAGTGAAATTTTAAGGTTTCATGATAGAGATAAAATTTTTAACTACGCTATGGGCGAGAGCTTTAAAAATACAAGATTTTATGAGGCACTTTTTTACATTACAAGAGCGATAAACGAAGAGGTAAGGCCGGTTTTTGATCAAAGCAAGTGTGAGAGCTACGAGGAGCTTGGCTTTATCTTGAGCACGCTTGGCGTAAATGAAGAGCTTTTTAATAAATTTAAATCAAGCTATTTTGATCTTTGCGACTTTGCTAAATTTAAAGAGCTAATAGATGAGCTTTTGGTGCTTGAAAATGAGCCAAGATGCGAAGAGAAGCTCGCACTTGAGCTTTTTAGGATCGAGAATTTATGTAGGTATTTTAGCTTTAGCTTAAAGCAGTTAAGTGAAATTTTTTTGCTAAATATCTCGCGTCTTAGCATCGATGATGTGGGTGGCGGAAAGATCAGCGTCATGGGCATGCTAGAGAGCCGTGGAATGAAATTTGATGGTGTGATCATAGTTGATTTTAATGATAACTTCATCCCAGCAAGAAGTACAAATGAGATGTTTTTAAACTCGAAAGTGAGGCAAAAAGCAGGACTTATAAGCTACCTTGAGCGTGAAAATTTGCAGAGATTTTACTATGAAAGTCTTATAAACAATGCCAAAAAGGTCGCCATAAGCTGTGTTTTAAACGAAGAGGGTATTCCTTCAAGATTTCTAAAAAATTTCAAAACAATAAAAGACGAGAAATTTAGTGATGAGGCGTATTTAAAATTATTTTTAAAAGGAAGTACAAGCCTAAATTTAAGCGATGACGAGATCATCTTGGAGCATGATTTTTTCACTAAACCGCTATCATTTTCGACGCTAAATTTATTTCTAACTTGCCCAAGAAAGTATTATTATGCAAAGATAGCTGGCATAAGGCCTGCAAAAGGCGTAGCAACTGAGCCAGGATCTAAGCAAGGAAATAGCGTGCATAAGGCGCTTTATGAATACTACACGAGTGATTTTTATAGACAAAAAAATATATTTGATTTGGCTATTTTTAAAGAAATACTTGCAAAGCAAGATTTTTCTTCGCTTGAGCTTGAGATTTGGTCGCAGAAATTTAAAGAATACGCAGAGTTTGAAAATGAACGTTTAAGTGCTGGCTTTAGAGTGCTTGAGTGCGAAAAAGACATAGAGAGCAGTTTTTGTGATGCAAAGATAAAAGGCATTATCGATAGGATCGATGCTAGCCCTGATGGTGAACCTTTTATACTTGATTATAAAACTGGTGATGCAAATGCGAACTCACTTCAGCTTGCATTTTATGAAGCGCTTTATGGTAGCGAGGTAAAAAGTGCTTATTTTGCTCTAAAGAATGAACCTGTGCTTATTAGCTCAAAAAAAAGCGTAGATGATCTAAAGGTCGAGATAGAAAATCTAAAGAGCATAAATAACACTAAGATAAATTTTGAAAGAAAAAGCGGAGCTTGTAAATTTTGCGAGTATGCCATACTTTGTAGGAGAGAGTTATGA
- a CDS encoding RecB-like helicase → MKDFLALKASAGSGKTFALSVRYIALVLRGENINEIIALTFTKKAANEMKERIIATFLDLQNKKDELDKLCKELSLSQDEVIKRRDEKLYRFLQSELKIYTFDAFFSGILKKFSQNLGLSPDYSVQDSLQDLAWKKFVKEASKDQKLLSELALMMIISSQKEASFSQTLAKFYESFGGELKDSGASYPDDSKVRAAQKEINEYIALQNGASDTAKKTFKEQNLFELFKNKVFERESLDYRTFSKIYTSELDRLFNELKEAAKEYILEVERYRLSGFSKLLNVYKYSNLELNKEINALSFADINKLVFKLLVENFDKDVLYFRLDGRINHLLIDEFQDTNVIQYEIILPIINEIVSGYGQNGLGSFFYVGDTKQSIYKFRGGKKELFDKLGEKFEQIFVENLPSNYRSLKALVKFNNAVFEEIYHRYGLSFEPQKPAKKDKELSYKVNGECPYFEVNEDDYGYLRVLSYEDIAGAVVSQVKELLAAGVNASEITVLCWKNSDISLISEVLSSEGIKSINEGTLELKRTPFVAAIIEYAKFCLFGEEIYEKNVKALVNTNPKKLKIKAEDSATKSLFYLAKNLYINMADVDILRLFELSSGYKNLSDFIFNLENFSSKISPKNADGVKIMTVHKSKGLEFAHVIVCDMMSKGRSDDSSFITEYSEKGEWIVKSRISGRENFDPEYAGVLEQIKELEKQENINKIYVAFTRATKSLIIIKQAAPSGNSPSFFSFYTRSDKSEVNDYLDLKEFSFGKILPSKSEQKEAIKDEKMPEILKIERQDVEAREQKTSGKNLEAIYFGLAFHYLLEMSEKFDENSLLKAKSLMLNKFYKFLSPDRLEDAFKRAKMLINEPKFIECIKDKEIYKEQPFKVKNELKQMDLFCIGESEIRVIDYKTTDKNIEENKKQVGEYKEALSKFYPKHSIIAVIFYALDGKISYIEV, encoded by the coding sequence ATGAAAGATTTTTTAGCCCTAAAAGCAAGCGCTGGAAGCGGGAAAACATTCGCTTTAAGCGTTCGTTATATCGCTTTGGTACTTAGAGGCGAAAATATAAACGAGATCATCGCTCTAACCTTTACCAAAAAAGCGGCCAATGAGATGAAAGAGCGCATAATCGCAACTTTTTTGGACTTGCAAAACAAAAAAGACGAGCTTGATAAGCTTTGCAAAGAGCTTAGTTTGAGCCAAGATGAGGTCATAAAAAGACGCGATGAGAAGCTTTATAGGTTTTTGCAAAGTGAGTTAAAAATTTATACATTTGATGCATTTTTCTCTGGAATCCTAAAGAAATTTAGTCAAAATTTAGGGCTTAGTCCTGATTACAGCGTGCAAGATAGTCTGCAAGATCTGGCGTGGAAAAAATTTGTAAAAGAGGCAAGTAAAGATCAAAAGCTTCTTAGTGAGCTTGCACTCATGATGATAATCTCAAGTCAAAAAGAGGCGAGCTTTTCGCAGACTTTGGCTAAATTTTATGAGAGCTTTGGTGGTGAGCTAAAGGATAGTGGTGCAAGCTATCCAGATGATAGCAAGGTAAGAGCAGCGCAAAAGGAGATAAATGAGTATATAGCCTTGCAAAATGGTGCTAGCGATACGGCCAAAAAGACATTTAAAGAGCAAAATTTGTTTGAGCTTTTTAAAAATAAGGTCTTTGAAAGAGAGAGCCTGGATTACCGCACTTTTAGCAAAATTTATACAAGTGAGCTTGATAGGCTCTTTAACGAGCTAAAAGAGGCGGCAAAAGAGTATATTTTGGAGGTTGAAAGATACAGACTTAGCGGCTTTAGCAAGCTCTTAAACGTTTATAAATACTCAAATTTAGAGCTAAATAAAGAGATAAACGCTTTAAGTTTTGCTGATATAAATAAGCTGGTCTTTAAGCTTTTGGTTGAAAATTTTGATAAAGATGTGCTTTATTTCAGGCTTGATGGCCGCATAAATCACCTTTTGATAGATGAGTTTCAAGATACAAATGTGATCCAATATGAGATCATCTTGCCAATTATCAATGAAATTGTTTCGGGATACGGACAAAACGGGCTTGGAAGCTTTTTTTACGTTGGAGATACGAAGCAGAGTATCTATAAATTTAGGGGCGGTAAAAAAGAGCTTTTTGATAAGCTTGGAGAGAAATTTGAGCAAATTTTTGTGGAAAATTTACCTAGTAACTACCGCAGTTTAAAGGCTCTAGTGAAATTTAATAACGCTGTTTTTGAAGAAATTTATCATAGATATGGGCTTAGTTTTGAGCCACAAAAACCAGCTAAAAAAGATAAGGAACTAAGCTACAAAGTAAATGGCGAGTGTCCTTATTTTGAGGTCAATGAAGATGACTACGGCTACTTGCGTGTGCTAAGTTACGAAGATATCGCGGGTGCAGTCGTTTCACAAGTAAAAGAGCTACTTGCTGCTGGCGTAAATGCAAGCGAGATAACTGTGCTTTGCTGGAAAAATAGTGACATTAGCCTCATCTCAGAAGTGCTTAGCAGTGAGGGGATAAAAAGCATAAATGAAGGCACCTTGGAGCTAAAGCGAACGCCGTTTGTTGCAGCGATCATTGAGTATGCGAAATTTTGTCTTTTTGGTGAAGAAATTTATGAAAAAAATGTAAAAGCACTTGTAAATACAAATCCTAAAAAATTAAAAATAAAAGCCGAAGATAGTGCAACAAAAAGCCTATTTTATCTAGCTAAAAATTTATATATAAATATGGCTGATGTTGATATTTTAAGGCTTTTTGAGTTAAGCAGTGGCTATAAAAATTTAAGCGATTTTATCTTTAATCTTGAAAATTTTAGTTCTAAAATCAGTCCTAAAAATGCTGATGGCGTAAAGATAATGACTGTTCATAAGTCAAAAGGGCTCGAGTTTGCTCACGTGATAGTTTGCGATATGATGAGTAAGGGCAGGAGCGATGACTCAAGCTTTATAACCGAATATAGCGAAAAAGGCGAGTGGATAGTAAAAAGCCGAATTTCTGGCAGAGAAAATTTTGACCCTGAGTATGCTGGTGTGTTAGAGCAAATAAAAGAGCTTGAGAAGCAAGAAAATATCAATAAAATTTACGTCGCTTTCACTAGGGCTACAAAGTCGCTTATTATCATTAAACAAGCCGCTCCAAGTGGAAATAGTCCTAGCTTTTTTTCTTTTTATACTAGAAGTGATAAAAGCGAAGTAAACGACTATCTTGATCTAAAAGAGTTTAGCTTTGGTAAAATTTTACCTAGCAAGAGCGAGCAAAAAGAGGCTATAAAAGATGAAAAAATGCCTGAAATTTTAAAGATAGAAAGGCAAGATGTAGAGGCAAGAGAGCAAAAAACGAGCGGTAAAAATTTAGAGGCAATTTATTTTGGCTTAGCGTTTCACTATTTGCTTGAGATGAGTGAGAAATTTGATGAAAATTCGCTTTTAAAAGCCAAGAGTTTAATGCTAAATAAATTTTACAAATTTCTCTCACCTGATAGGCTTGAAGATGCCTTTAAACGGGCAAAAATGCTAATAAATGAGCCAAAATTTATAGAGTGCATAAAAGATAAAGAAATTTACAAAGAGCAGCCATTTAAAGTAAAAAATGAACTAAAACAGATGGACTTATTTTGTATTGGAGAGAGCGAAATTCGTGTGATTGACTATAAAACGACAGATAAAAATATTGAGGAAAATAAAAAACAAGTTGGAGAATACAAAGAGGCATTAAGTAAATTTTATCCAAAGCATAGTATAATCGCCGTCATCTTCTACGCTCTTGATGGAAAAATTTCATATATTGAAGTTTAA
- the rplM gene encoding 50S ribosomal protein L13 translates to MTKITKPNEVKRDWIVVDAAGKRFGRLLTEVATILRGKNKPCFTPNVDCGDYVIIINASKVEFTGNNKAEDKLYHRHSGYFGSVKSEKFGDLIANKPEKLFKLAVRGMLPKTKLGREMIKKLKVYAGSEHPHTAQIAKKEGK, encoded by the coding sequence ATGACAAAAATAACAAAGCCAAACGAAGTTAAGCGAGACTGGATCGTTGTTGATGCAGCTGGTAAACGTTTTGGTAGATTGCTAACTGAGGTAGCAACTATACTTCGTGGCAAAAACAAACCATGCTTCACGCCAAACGTAGATTGTGGCGACTATGTTATCATCATAAATGCTTCAAAAGTAGAATTTACTGGTAATAACAAAGCTGAAGATAAACTTTATCACAGACACTCAGGATACTTTGGTAGTGTAAAGAGTGAAAAATTTGGCGATTTGATAGCAAATAAGCCAGAAAAACTATTTAAATTAGCTGTTCGTGGAATGCTTCCAAAAACTAAACTTGGAAGAGAGATGATAAAAAAACTAAAAGTTTATGCTGGCAGTGAGCATCCTCATACGGCACAAATAGCTAAAAAAGAAGGAAAATAA
- the rpsI gene encoding 30S ribosomal protein S9 — protein MAKVYATGKRKTAVAKVWIKSGSGKIVVNGMDLNTWLGGHEAIKLKVIQPLLVTKQESLIDVVATTLGGGYSAQAEALRHGISRALADMDADFRAALKPKGLLTRDSRVVERKKFGRRKARRSPQFSKR, from the coding sequence ATGGCAAAAGTTTATGCAACTGGTAAAAGAAAAACTGCCGTAGCAAAGGTTTGGATAAAGTCTGGAAGCGGTAAAATCGTAGTAAATGGTATGGATCTTAATACTTGGCTTGGCGGACATGAAGCTATAAAGCTTAAAGTAATTCAGCCACTTCTAGTTACTAAACAAGAGAGTTTAATAGATGTAGTAGCCACAACTTTAGGTGGTGGTTATTCAGCACAAGCAGAGGCTCTAAGACACGGCATTTCACGTGCTTTAGCTGATATGGATGCTGATTTTAGAGCAGCACTTAAACCAAAAGGCTTGTTAACTAGAGATTCTCGTGTTGTTGAACGTAAGAAATTTGGTAGAAGAAAGGCAAGAAGAAGCCCACAATTCTCTAAACGTTAA
- a CDS encoding OmpA family protein, with protein MKKIALAMVAATAVFASNAAYNYEVTPTIGGVHPEGNLRVKDHNFVGVRAARNLEDFFFDQVELGVDYTQKAKEKTGSLTREGRVLRYHANLVKDIVDFGPVSLYGLVGAGYEDVPAIFVKNEDGGFGQYGLGLRYQVTDRFALKAEARDAIKFEHADHNLFYSLGFGIGLDSKAAPVVAAAPVVVEQVAVVVLDDDNDGVPNDIDQCPNTPAGVVVDERGCEKVIVLRDLDVNFAFDSYKVGPKYAAEIKKVADFMGEHPDYKVVLAGHTDSVGAEAYNQKLSEKRAKAVADVLAGYGVSEDKISTVGYGELKPIATNKTKEGRAQNRRVEATFNK; from the coding sequence ATGAAAAAGATTGCTTTAGCTATGGTTGCCGCAACAGCGGTTTTTGCGTCTAACGCAGCATATAATTATGAAGTTACTCCAACTATTGGTGGTGTTCACCCAGAGGGAAATCTACGTGTAAAAGACCATAACTTCGTTGGTGTTAGAGCTGCTAGAAATCTTGAAGATTTTTTCTTTGATCAAGTAGAACTTGGTGTTGATTACACTCAAAAAGCAAAAGAAAAAACAGGTAGCTTAACAAGAGAAGGAAGAGTTCTTAGATATCATGCAAATCTTGTAAAAGATATAGTTGATTTTGGACCAGTTAGTCTGTATGGCTTAGTTGGTGCTGGTTATGAAGATGTTCCAGCTATTTTTGTTAAAAATGAAGATGGTGGTTTTGGTCAATATGGTCTTGGTTTAAGATATCAAGTAACTGATAGATTTGCTCTTAAAGCAGAGGCAAGAGATGCTATCAAATTTGAGCATGCTGATCACAACCTATTCTACTCACTAGGCTTTGGCATCGGTCTTGATTCAAAAGCAGCTCCAGTAGTTGCAGCTGCTCCTGTTGTAGTTGAGCAAGTAGCTGTTGTAGTTCTTGATGATGACAACGATGGCGTGCCAAACGATATCGATCAATGCCCTAACACTCCAGCTGGTGTAGTTGTTGATGAAAGAGGATGTGAAAAAGTTATCGTTCTTAGAGATCTAGATGTTAACTTCGCATTTGATAGCTACAAAGTCGGACCAAAATATGCAGCTGAGATCAAAAAAGTAGCTGACTTCATGGGCGAACACCCAGATTATAAAGTTGTACTTGCTGGTCACACTGATAGCGTAGGTGCAGAAGCTTATAACCAAAAACTATCTGAAAAAAGAGCAAAAGCTGTAGCTGATGTTCTTGCCGGCTATGGCGTAAGCGAGGATAAAATTTCAACAGTTGGCTACGGTGAGCTTAAACCAATTGCTACAAACAAAACTAAAGAAGGCCGCGCTCAAAATAGACGCGTTGAAGCTACTTTCAATAAATAA
- a CDS encoding HAD family hydrolase: protein MKKTILFDLDGTLIDSTSAILKGFDRAFLSHGKKEPDHNALKSLVGHPLEIMFERLGASKNLIDSYIKEYKACYEKIYLDETVLLDYASEALKEASSFANVGIVTTKTSKFSIILLEHLGVMKYIKTVIGRDDVTDPKPNPEPINLALGRLNKDKNNAFMVGDTIMDLMAAQAAFVTGVGLTCGYGQKSDLEKFSKHIFSNPFEAVSFIKEV from the coding sequence ATGAAAAAAACCATACTTTTTGATTTGGACGGTACGCTTATTGATTCAACTTCTGCTATTTTAAAAGGATTTGATAGAGCTTTCTTGTCTCATGGTAAAAAAGAGCCAGACCATAATGCATTAAAGTCTTTGGTTGGTCATCCGCTTGAAATAATGTTTGAAAGACTTGGTGCAAGCAAAAATTTAATTGATAGCTATATAAAAGAGTATAAAGCTTGCTACGAAAAAATTTATCTTGATGAGACGGTACTCTTAGATTATGCAAGTGAAGCATTGAAGGAGGCAAGTAGCTTTGCTAATGTTGGTATAGTTACTACGAAAACTTCAAAATTTTCTATTATCTTGCTTGAGCATTTAGGAGTTATGAAATATATAAAAACTGTTATTGGAAGAGACGATGTTACTGATCCAAAACCAAATCCAGAGCCAATAAATTTGGCTTTAGGTAGACTTAATAAAGATAAAAATAATGCATTTATGGTAGGTGACACCATTATGGATCTAATGGCTGCACAAGCTGCTTTTGTTACAGGCGTAGGTCTAACTTGTGGATATGGTCAAAAGAGTGATTTGGAGAAATTTAGTAAACATATTTTCTCAAACCCATTTGAAGCCGTTAGCTTTATAAAAGAAGTTTGA
- a CDS encoding NAD(P)/FAD-dependent oxidoreductase: MIYDVIIVGAGASGLFLGTNLKGKKVAILEKNSSAGKKILASGGGRCNITNRFISAKNYLGKQKFIEQILKVLTPDQVLNFFCELRFSEQKQNQFFCDSGAKSVLSVLLKRQNADIFYNKEVLGAKKIDEIFEILTKDEKFRAINLVIASGGLSYKALGASDIGYKIANDFGIETSTLAPALVGFSVQKDEFWFKELSGISLNAEVEINSKNESHNFSDNLLFTHRGISGPAILNASLFWQKGRICINFLSKFSEKNLINGKKQLSSVLPLPKRFVLEFLRNFGLKDRAYYEFSDDEKSIIKRLFAYEFAPAGTFGFERAEVTKGGVKTNFLDENLEYKSVKGLYFIGEVLDITGMLGGYNLHFAFASALKVARVLNL, encoded by the coding sequence TTGATCTACGACGTCATCATCGTTGGTGCTGGCGCTAGTGGGCTCTTTTTAGGGACAAATTTAAAGGGTAAAAAGGTTGCCATCTTAGAAAAAAATAGCAGCGCTGGCAAAAAGATCCTAGCAAGCGGTGGAGGCAGATGCAACATCACAAACCGCTTCATAAGCGCTAAAAACTACCTTGGCAAGCAAAAATTTATAGAGCAAATTTTAAAAGTGCTGACTCCAGATCAAGTTTTAAATTTTTTTTGCGAGCTTAGATTTAGTGAGCAAAAGCAAAATCAATTTTTCTGTGATAGCGGCGCAAAGAGCGTCTTGAGCGTACTTTTAAAAAGGCAAAATGCAGATATTTTTTATAACAAAGAAGTTCTTGGCGCTAAAAAAATAGATGAAATTTTTGAAATTTTGACAAAAGATGAGAAATTTAGAGCTATAAATTTAGTCATCGCAAGTGGCGGACTAAGCTACAAAGCCCTTGGCGCAAGCGATATTGGCTATAAAATAGCAAATGATTTTGGCATTGAAACATCAACTCTCGCGCCTGCACTTGTTGGATTTAGCGTACAAAAAGATGAGTTTTGGTTTAAAGAGCTTAGTGGCATCAGCCTAAACGCCGAGGTGGAGATAAATAGCAAAAATGAAAGCCATAATTTTAGTGACAATCTGCTTTTTACGCATAGGGGCATAAGCGGACCAGCGATACTAAATGCCTCGCTATTTTGGCAAAAGGGGCGAATTTGCATAAATTTTTTGTCCAAATTTAGTGAGAAAAATTTAATAAATGGCAAAAAGCAGCTTAGTTCGGTTTTGCCCTTACCAAAGAGATTTGTGCTGGAGTTTTTAAGAAATTTTGGCTTAAAAGATAGAGCTTATTATGAATTTAGTGATGATGAAAAAAGTATCATAAAAAGGCTTTTTGCTTACGAATTTGCCCCAGCTGGGACATTTGGCTTTGAAAGGGCTGAAGTTACAAAAGGTGGCGTAAAAACTAATTTTTTAGATGAAAATTTAGAGTACAAAAGCGTAAAAGGGCTTTACTTTATAGGTGAAGTTTTAGATATCACTGGTATGCTTGGTGGATACAACTTGCATTTTGCATTTGCGAGCGCTCTAAAAGTGGCTAGGGTCTTAAATCTATGA
- a CDS encoding MFS transporter, with protein sequence MLKSVLPLSFIIASRFLGLFIVLPVLSLYALNLRGANEFLVGLIVGVYAISQMIFQVPFGALSDRIGRKKTLTIGLLVFIIGSIICALTSDIFTMLFGRFLQGVGAIGAVATAMISDYITEEKRSKAMAIMGAFIGLSFTLSMVLGPLLAKDYGLSSLFYLSAALSLLCIVLLYTVVPKEIKVSAKSEKVPFGKLFLQKDYMIINFTSFMQKMLASIAFLVIPIVLVKEYGYESSELYKIYSLGAVLGFLAMGLAGALGDGKGLSKVILISGTLLFALTYTIFAISFTLFIFVLGVAIFFIGFNLHEPIMQSTATKFVKSSQKGSALGVFNSFGYLGSFVGGAFGGYILHAFGFKVLAIICVVLCVIWLVLLFSLSDPRIFKNIYLSPEVSLNLELLNSQKGVVDYYKNEKNQVIKFDSRLTSEAALKESLKF encoded by the coding sequence ATGTTAAAAAGCGTTTTACCATTATCTTTTATCATAGCAAGTAGGTTTTTAGGTCTTTTTATAGTTTTGCCAGTGCTTAGCCTTTATGCCTTAAATTTACGCGGAGCAAACGAGTTTTTAGTAGGGCTAATAGTAGGCGTCTATGCGATCTCACAGATGATATTTCAAGTGCCTTTTGGAGCGCTCTCGGATAGGATAGGACGCAAAAAAACATTAACGATCGGACTTTTGGTTTTTATCATCGGCTCAATAATTTGTGCACTTACAAGCGATATTTTTACCATGCTATTTGGTAGATTTTTACAAGGCGTAGGTGCTATCGGAGCAGTTGCAACTGCGATGATAAGTGACTATATAACAGAAGAAAAACGCTCAAAAGCTATGGCGATAATGGGTGCTTTTATAGGGCTTAGTTTCACACTTTCTATGGTACTTGGGCCGCTTCTTGCCAAAGACTATGGACTTTCAAGCCTCTTTTACCTAAGTGCCGCTCTTAGCCTACTTTGCATTGTACTTCTTTACACCGTTGTGCCAAAAGAGATAAAAGTGAGTGCTAAAAGTGAAAAAGTGCCATTTGGTAAGCTTTTTTTACAAAAAGACTACATGATCATAAATTTCACCTCTTTTATGCAAAAGATGCTAGCAAGCATCGCATTTTTGGTGATCCCTATCGTTTTGGTAAAAGAGTATGGTTACGAAAGTAGTGAGCTTTACAAGATCTATTCGCTTGGTGCCGTACTTGGCTTTTTGGCTATGGGGCTAGCTGGCGCCTTGGGCGATGGCAAGGGACTTAGCAAGGTTATCTTGATATCTGGTACGCTACTTTTTGCCCTAACCTACACTATTTTTGCCATTAGCTTTACACTTTTTATCTTCGTTTTGGGAGTTGCTATATTTTTTATAGGATTTAACCTTCACGAGCCCATCATGCAATCAACCGCAACAAAATTTGTAAAATCCTCACAAAAAGGCTCAGCCCTTGGTGTCTTTAATTCATTTGGCTATCTAGGAAGCTTTGTTGGAGGTGCATTTGGTGGGTATATCTTGCACGCCTTTGGCTTTAAAGTACTCGCAATCATCTGCGTGGTGCTTTGCGTGATCTGGCTTGTTTTGCTCTTTAGCCTAAGCGATCCAAGAATTTTTAAAAATATCTATTTAAGCCCTGAAGTAAGCTTAAATTTAGAGTTACTAAATAGCCAAAAAGGCGTGGTGGATTATTACAAAAACGAGAAAAATCAAGTAATCAAATTTGACTCTCGCCTAACAAGCGAGGCGGCTTTAAAAGAGAGCTTGAAGTTTTGA
- a CDS encoding non-canonical purine NTP pyrophosphatase, translating into MKIVLATSNLDKVKEIKEYLKGYEIYALSEVIKPFEIVEDGSTFQQNALIKSRAVFAKLKEQGLDSEFIALSDDSGISVDALGGEPGIYSARYFDLDENGKVCGKNANDANNRAKLISKLKVLNLKSSSAHYTACIAISSKFGDYTTHGFMYGKAIDEERGTNGFGYDALFIPDGFTKTLGELDNETKLKISHRSKGLELANFVLKSLKKNFS; encoded by the coding sequence ATGAAGATCGTGCTTGCGACGTCAAATCTAGACAAAGTAAAAGAGATAAAAGAGTATTTAAAAGGCTATGAAATTTACGCCTTAAGCGAGGTTATAAAGCCATTTGAGATCGTTGAAGATGGCAGCACTTTTCAGCAAAATGCACTCATAAAGTCAAGAGCCGTCTTTGCAAAGCTTAAAGAGCAGGGACTTGATAGTGAGTTTATCGCACTTAGTGATGATAGTGGCATCAGCGTGGATGCACTTGGTGGCGAGCCAGGAATTTACTCAGCTCGTTATTTTGACCTTGATGAAAATGGCAAAGTATGCGGCAAAAACGCAAATGACGCAAACAATAGAGCAAAACTCATTAGCAAGCTAAAGGTTCTAAATTTAAAGAGTTCATCAGCGCACTATACTGCCTGTATCGCTATTAGCTCGAAATTTGGCGACTACACAACTCATGGCTTTATGTATGGCAAAGCGATAGATGAGGAGCGTGGTACAAATGGCTTTGGCTATGACGCACTTTTTATCCCAGATGGCTTTACTAAAACGCTTGGCGAGCTAGATAATGAGACGAAGCTTAAAATTTCTCACCGTTCAAAGGGACTTGAGCTTGCAAATTTTGTGCTAAAAAGTCTAAAGAAAAACTTTAGTTAA